Proteins from one Macrobrachium rosenbergii isolate ZJJX-2024 chromosome 14, ASM4041242v1, whole genome shotgun sequence genomic window:
- the LOC136846017 gene encoding glycine receptor subunit beta-like isoform X2 — translation MKLLDITSINENDMTFSVESFVTYRWKDWRLRWPLEHQEHQTCWNPPPPNITKPLQFLEVCSGNYTTIIHRCMDSHPDAGRRIILPITYLDKIWQPDAFFKNGIRSSIHKDWVTNEYLAFYTSDGHIRLFSRMSITLSCHFDFHHYPHDEQKCEMLIQSLSYKSDTVQFQWCESWAHAGSKLDADIFSLPHFSLAKYEHEVCNSDYPCVKAVFVLVRHPDFHMLHTYVPTVLIVILSWMSFWIAPDATPARVTLGVTSILTMATQYSQSTKNLPPVSYIKSLDIWMITCMVYVFAALLEFSIVYHVHYRRTNGLGQGIISPTPNGPSQVLGVSSERLTRWTLAWKNFWRGDTAIDEASRILFPLTYFSFVTGYFILLTGSQQQGSLSAEIPQ, via the exons ATGAAGCTTCTCGACATCACGTCCATCAATGAAAATGATATG ACGTTCAGCGTGGAATCATTCGTAACCTACCGCTGGAAGGACTGGAGACTACGCTGGCCTCTGGAACACCAAGAACACCAGACATGCTGGAACCCTCCTCCTCCCAACATAACCAAACCTCTTCAGTTCCTGGAG GTGTGCTCTGGGAACTACACGACCATCATCCACCGGTGCATGGACTCTCATCCAGATGCTGGAAGAAGGATTATTCTTCCCATAACG TACCTGGATAAAATCTGGCAGCCTGACGCTTTCTTCAAGAACGGCATCCGGTCGTCCATACACAAAGATTGGGTAACCAATGAATATTTGGCCTTTTACACTTCCGATGGCCATATCAGGCTCTTCAGCAG GATGAGCATCACCTTAAGCTGTCATTTCGACTTCCATCATTACCCTCACGACGAACAGAAATGCGAAATGCTGATACAGAGCC TGTCTTACAAATCGGACACGGTGCAGTTCCAGTGGTGCGAGAGCTGGGCTCATGCGGGCAGCAAACTGGACGCCGATATTTTCTCATTACCGCATTTTTCTCTCGCCAAGTATGAGCACGAAGTGTGCAATA GTGACTACCCATGCGTCAAGGCGGTCTTCGTGCTGGTCCGTCACCCAGACTTCCACATGTTGCACACCTACGTCCCCACAGTTCTCATCGTCATCCTTTCCTGGATGTCCTTCTGGATCGCTCCGGATGCCACACCAG CTCGCGTGACCTTGGGAGTAACTTCGATCCTCACGATGGCGACCCAGTACTCCCAGTCAACGAAAAATCTCCCTCCAG TCTCCTACATCAAATCCTTAGACATCTGGATGATCACATGTATGGTGTACGTGTTTGCTGCCCTGCTCGAGTTTTCCATCGTCTACCACGTCCACTACCGGCGAACTAACGGCTTGGGCCAGGGAATTATCAGCCCAACTCCAAATGGACCGTCACAG GTGCTTGGCGTCTCCAGCGAGCGTTTGACCCGATGGACTCTGGCCTGGAAGAACTTCTGGCGGGGGGACACCGCCATCGACGAGGCCTCGAGGATTCTCTTCCCCCTCACCTACTTCTCTTTCGTCACAGGATACTTCATCCTCTTAACAGGATCCCAGCAGCAAGGGTCTCTCTCGGCTGAGATTCCCCAATAG
- the LOC136846017 gene encoding glycine receptor subunit alpha-4-like isoform X1 yields the protein MLMKTYGTLFSSITLAVMQYARGREVTRSLSTDAYDKLVPSYYDKYTAPATDVEPVIVYFDMKLLDITSINENDMTFSVESFVTYRWKDWRLRWPLEHQEHQTCWNPPPPNITKPLQFLEVCSGNYTTIIHRCMDSHPDAGRRIILPITYLDKIWQPDAFFKNGIRSSIHKDWVTNEYLAFYTSDGHIRLFSRMSITLSCHFDFHHYPHDEQKCEMLIQSLSYKSDTVQFQWCESWAHAGSKLDADIFSLPHFSLAKYEHEVCNSDYPCVKAVFVLVRHPDFHMLHTYVPTVLIVILSWMSFWIAPDATPARVTLGVTSILTMATQYSQSTKNLPPVSYIKSLDIWMITCMVYVFAALLEFSIVYHVHYRRTNGLGQGIISPTPNGPSQVLGVSSERLTRWTLAWKNFWRGDTAIDEASRILFPLTYFSFVTGYFILLTGSQQQGSLSAEIPQ from the exons AGGTCGAGAGGTCACTAGATCCTTGAGTACGGATGCTTACGACAAGTTGGTTCCTTCTTATTATGACAAATACACCGCCCCAGCCACCGACGTTGAACCCGTCATCGTTTACTTCGACATGAAGCTTCTCGACATCACGTCCATCAATGAAAATGATATG ACGTTCAGCGTGGAATCATTCGTAACCTACCGCTGGAAGGACTGGAGACTACGCTGGCCTCTGGAACACCAAGAACACCAGACATGCTGGAACCCTCCTCCTCCCAACATAACCAAACCTCTTCAGTTCCTGGAG GTGTGCTCTGGGAACTACACGACCATCATCCACCGGTGCATGGACTCTCATCCAGATGCTGGAAGAAGGATTATTCTTCCCATAACG TACCTGGATAAAATCTGGCAGCCTGACGCTTTCTTCAAGAACGGCATCCGGTCGTCCATACACAAAGATTGGGTAACCAATGAATATTTGGCCTTTTACACTTCCGATGGCCATATCAGGCTCTTCAGCAG GATGAGCATCACCTTAAGCTGTCATTTCGACTTCCATCATTACCCTCACGACGAACAGAAATGCGAAATGCTGATACAGAGCC TGTCTTACAAATCGGACACGGTGCAGTTCCAGTGGTGCGAGAGCTGGGCTCATGCGGGCAGCAAACTGGACGCCGATATTTTCTCATTACCGCATTTTTCTCTCGCCAAGTATGAGCACGAAGTGTGCAATA GTGACTACCCATGCGTCAAGGCGGTCTTCGTGCTGGTCCGTCACCCAGACTTCCACATGTTGCACACCTACGTCCCCACAGTTCTCATCGTCATCCTTTCCTGGATGTCCTTCTGGATCGCTCCGGATGCCACACCAG CTCGCGTGACCTTGGGAGTAACTTCGATCCTCACGATGGCGACCCAGTACTCCCAGTCAACGAAAAATCTCCCTCCAG TCTCCTACATCAAATCCTTAGACATCTGGATGATCACATGTATGGTGTACGTGTTTGCTGCCCTGCTCGAGTTTTCCATCGTCTACCACGTCCACTACCGGCGAACTAACGGCTTGGGCCAGGGAATTATCAGCCCAACTCCAAATGGACCGTCACAG GTGCTTGGCGTCTCCAGCGAGCGTTTGACCCGATGGACTCTGGCCTGGAAGAACTTCTGGCGGGGGGACACCGCCATCGACGAGGCCTCGAGGATTCTCTTCCCCCTCACCTACTTCTCTTTCGTCACAGGATACTTCATCCTCTTAACAGGATCCCAGCAGCAAGGGTCTCTCTCGGCTGAGATTCCCCAATAG